The Desulfuromonadales bacterium DNA segment AGAGCCCGACCTTTTTCTCAAGTACCGCCACCAGCAGGGATACCCGGCCGTGGTCGATCCCCATGGTGGTTCGCCGCGGGGTGCCGAAGGATGCCCCGGAAACCAGCGCCTGCAGCTCTACCAGGATAGGCCGGCTCCCCTCCAGGGACGGGACGACGGCGCTGCCGGCCGCCCCTTCCGGGCGCTCGGCGAGGAACAGCTCGGAGGGGTTGGCCACCTCGGCCAGCCCCGCCTCTTTCATCTCGAAGACTCCGATCTCGTTGGTCGAGCCGAAGCGGTTCTTGACCGCCCGCAAAATGCGGTAGGGGTGGCCGGGGTCGCCCTCGAAGTAGAGGACGGTGTCGACCATGTGTTCCAGCACGCGCGGGCCGGCAATGGCGCCGTCCTTGGTGACGTGTCCGACGATGAATGTGGGAATGCCCTCTCCCTTGGCCAGATGCATCAGGCGTCCGGCGCATTCGCGCACTTGGCTCACCGAGCCGGGCGCCGATTCGAGCGACCCGGTGAAGATCGTCTGGATGGAGTCGACCACGAGGAAGGCGGGCTTGAGCTCCTTCACCCGTTCGAAAATCGTCTCAAGGGAGGTTTCGGCCAGCAGGTAGAGCGGATCGGCGCTTACCCCGAGGCGCTCTCCGCGCAGTTTCACCTGGCGTACCGATTCCTCGGCGGTGACGTAGAGGATGGGGCCACAGCGGGCCAGTCGGTCGGCGGCCTGCAGCAGCAGGGTCGACTTGCCGATGCCGGGGTCGCCCCCGATCAGAATGAAGGAACCGGGAACAACGCCGCCGCCCAGCACCCGGTCGAGCTCGGCGATGCCGCAGCACAAGCGGTCCTCCTCGGTCGAAGCTACTTCAGCCAGGCGCTGCGGGCGGGCCGCCGACGGTATCCCCCCGCCCCGCCCGCGGAGGACCGGCTGCTGCTCCTCGACCAGAGTGTTCCACTGGTTGCAGTCGGGGCATTTGCCTAGCCACTTGGGGCTTTGCATGCCGCACTGCTGACAGGTATAGACGGTTTTCTGCTTCAAAATCCCCCCGGCGCCAGAATGAAGGTGTCCATTCTATGCGCTACGTTCAGGGGTGTCAACGAACATCCCCCACCCGGCTTACCCGCATCGTCGGATCGGGGTTTTTCGACGGCCATATCTTTCTCGTGCTGCCAGCAGTTCAGGTCTGGATTCTGTAGCGCGAAAAGGTTGCAGCCAGAGCTTGTGCCGGCGCTTTATTTCCGGTATAACCGTGCTGACTTTCGTCCGTTTTCGAACATTTCACCGACAGCGAACCCATGACCGACCTCTCCATCTCGCTCGCAAAAGCTCTCGCCCTGCGTGACAAGGGTGCCCTGCTGATCGATGCCCGCACCCCCGCCGAATACGCTGAGGCGACCATTCCTGGCGCGGTCAACGTGCCGATCTTTGATGACGAGGAGCGGGTGCGGGTGGGGACACTCTACAAGCGGCTGGGGAAGGGGGCCGCCAAGCGTCTGGCGATGGAGTTGGTGGCGCCGAAGATTCCGGCGATGGTGGCGCAGGTAGAGACGGCTCTTGCCGGGTGCCGGCCGCCGGTGGTGGTATTCTGCTGGCGCGGCGGCATGCGCAGCCGGGCGCTGACCACCTTCCTCGATCTGGCTGGCATCCCGGCGCGCCAGCTGGTCGGCGGCCACAAGGCCTTCCGCAGCCAGGTGCGGGAGTTCTTCGAGCGTGGGGAGTGGGGGCGGCTGCTGGTGCTGCGCGGCCTGACCGGGGTCGGTAAAACCAGGCTGCTGCTGCGTCTGCGGGCCGAGGGTTATCCGGTCCTCGACCTGGAGGGGCTGGCGAGCCACCGGGGAAGCGCCTTCGGCGCTCTCGGCCTGGAGCCGCAGCCGGGCCAGAAGCGCTTCGAGGCGTACCTTTGGGACGAATTGCGACGAATTCCCCCCGGCAGCTACGCGCTGGCCGAGGGGGAGAGCAAGCACATCGGCCGGCTGGTGCTGCCGCCGCAGGTTTACGAGGCGTTGCAGATTGAAGCCACCCTCTGGATCAATGCCTCCCTCGACTATCGGACAC contains these protein-coding regions:
- the radA gene encoding DNA repair protein RadA, producing the protein MKQKTVYTCQQCGMQSPKWLGKCPDCNQWNTLVEEQQPVLRGRGGGIPSAARPQRLAEVASTEEDRLCCGIAELDRVLGGGVVPGSFILIGGDPGIGKSTLLLQAADRLARCGPILYVTAEESVRQVKLRGERLGVSADPLYLLAETSLETIFERVKELKPAFLVVDSIQTIFTGSLESAPGSVSQVRECAGRLMHLAKGEGIPTFIVGHVTKDGAIAGPRVLEHMVDTVLYFEGDPGHPYRILRAVKNRFGSTNEIGVFEMKEAGLAEVANPSELFLAERPEGAAGSAVVPSLEGSRPILVELQALVSGASFGTPRRTTMGIDHGRVSLLVAVLEKKVGLSLLAQDIFLNVAGGVRLDEPAVDLGVVAALASSHLSRPIPQRTILFGEVGLAGEVRAVSRPELRIKEAARLGFDRCFLPAGNLKSLEAPAGMELVGVRSAAEALEGVFE
- the mnmH gene encoding tRNA 2-selenouridine(34) synthase MnmH, encoding MTDLSISLAKALALRDKGALLIDARTPAEYAEATIPGAVNVPIFDDEERVRVGTLYKRLGKGAAKRLAMELVAPKIPAMVAQVETALAGCRPPVVVFCWRGGMRSRALTTFLDLAGIPARQLVGGHKAFRSQVREFFERGEWGRLLVLRGLTGVGKTRLLLRLRAEGYPVLDLEGLASHRGSAFGALGLEPQPGQKRFEAYLWDELRRIPPGSYALAEGESKHIGRLVLPPQVYEALQIEATLWINASLDYRTRIILDDYPALDGLRAAFVRPLKALRPRLGGETVDRLLGLLEQGEWEALVRDLMVLYYDPLYRHTRPERRIEIDIEPEEQGIVRLKTAIDQVLAEKRPAARHESDEN